The Solea senegalensis isolate Sse05_10M linkage group LG4, IFAPA_SoseM_1, whole genome shotgun sequence genome includes a region encoding these proteins:
- the loxl2a gene encoding lysyl oxidase homolog 2A isoform X1 — protein MLHLVSIHCVSFALLLMWTQCSAQSDSSTAGIQLRLAGEKRKHYEGRLEVFYNGEWGTVCDDDFTIYAAQVVCRELGFLNADSWSPSAKYGKGEGRIWLDNVHCTGGEKSLAQCESNGFGVSDCKHSEDVGVVCNQKRIPGFKFIRNQANSIEGVTVQVEDVRIRATYSHRKRIPITEGFLEVKDGGKWRQICDEEWTGMNSKVICGMYGFPGEKRFNNRAYKLLANRRKKNYWGFSVNCTGNEANLSDCKMGREIELKGNSTCGRGMPVVVSCVPGRAFAPSVSMGFRKAYRVEQPLVRLRGGAMIGEGRVEVLKNGVWGTVCDDNWNIRAATVVCRELGFGSGKEALSGARMGQGIGPVHMNEVECSGFEKSLTECLFNRESVGCSHEEDAAVRCHVPAMGFQNRLRLAGGRNPYEGRVEVLAERNGTLQWGTVCSDSWGTMEAMVVCRQLGLGFASNAFQETWYWQGDSSSDAVVMSGVRCSGTELTLDQCLHHGKHTICPKGGGRFAAGVSCTQAAPDLVLNAPVVEQTTYLEDRPMYALQCAHEESCLSKTADKADPSSYRRLLRFSSQIHNNGLSDFRPRAAHHSWVWHECHRHYHSMEVFTHYDLMSLNGTKVAEGHKASFCLEDTYCDEGIQKRYECANFGAQGITVGCWDTYRHDIDCQWIDITDVKPGDYILQIVINPNYEVAESDYTNNIMKCRSRYDGQRIWTYNCRIGGSMSSETDDMFPGLLTNQLSHR, from the exons ATGCTGCACCTAGTTTCCATtcactgtgtctcatttgcTTTGCTGCTCATGTGGACTCAGTGCAGCGCCCAGTCAGACTCTAGCACTGCTGGAATCCAGCTGCGTCTGGCTGGGGAGAAGAGGAAACACTACGAGGGTCGGCTGGAGGTTTTCTACAATGGAGAGTGGGGGACAGTGTGTGACGATGACTTCACCATATATGCCGCCCAAGTGGTGTGCAGAGAGCTTGGCTTCCTGAATGCTGATTCCTGGTCGCCCTCTGCCAAGTATGGTAAAGGAGAAG GCCGTATCTGGCTAGACAATGTGCACTGCACCGGGGGAGAAAAGAGCCTGGCTCAGTGTGAGTCCAACGGTTTCGGCGTGTCTGACTGCAAACACTCAGAAGACGTCGGCGTGGTGTGTAACCAGAAGCGCATTCCAGGCTTCAAGTTCATCCGGAACCAGGCCAATAGCATCGAG GGTGTGACAGTGCAGGTGGAGGACGTGAGGATCAGGGCCACATACTCTCACAGGAAAAGGATTCCCATCACAGAGGGCTTTTTGGAGGTGAAAGATGGAGGCAAGTGGAGGCAGATTTGTGACGAAGAGTGGACGGGGATGAACAGCAAGGTCATCTGTGGCATGTACGGCTTCCCTGGGGAGAAACGCTTCAATAACCGAGCCTACAA ATTGTTGGCCAATCGTCGTAAGAAGAACTACTGGGGTTTCTCTGTCAACTGCACCGGCAACGAGGCCAACTTGTCCGACTGTAAAATGGGCAGGGAGATCGAGCTGAAGGGAAACAGCACCTGCGGACGGGGCATGCCTGTCGTGGTCAGCTGTGTGCCTGGTCGTGCCTTTGCTCCCAGTGTCAGCATGGGCTTTAGAAAGGCCTACAGAGTGGAG CAACCCCTGGTGCGTCTAAGAGGCGGCGCTATGATAGGCGAGGGCCGAGTGGAGGTGCTGAAGAACGGCGTGTGGGGAACAGTGTGCGACGACAACTGgaacattagagctgcaactgtgGTGTGTCGAGAGCTGGGATTTGGCAGCGGCAAAGAGGCTCTGAGTGGAGCCCGAATGGGACAAG GGATTGGGCCGGTCCACATGAATGAGGTGGAATGCTCTGGGTTTGAGAAGTCACTGACAGAGTGCCTCTTCAATCGTGAGTCCGTGGGCTGCAGCCACGAGGAGGATGCAGCTGTCAGGTGTCATGTTCCTGCCATGGGTTTCCAAAACAGA CTGAGGTTAGCCGGTGGTCGTAACCCCTACGAGGGTCGCGTGGAGGTCCTGGCGGAGAGGAATGGCACTCTGCAGTGGGGCACAGTGTGCAGTGACAGCTGGGGGACCATGGAGGCCATGGTCGTGTGCAGGCAGCTGGGGTTGGGCTTTGCCAGCAATGCCTTCCAG GAGACGTGGTACTGGCAGGGAGATTCCTCCTCTGATGCAGTGGTGATGAGTGGTGTGAGGTGTTCAGGAACAGAGCTGACCCTGGATCAGTGCCTACATCACGGGAAACACACAATCTGTCCCAAAGGAGGTGGACGCTTCGCTGCTGGTGTCTCATGCACTCAGG ctgCCCCAGACTTGGTCCTCAATGCTCCGGTCGTAGAGCAGACCACGTACCTGGAGGACAGGCCCATGTACGCGCTGCAGTGTGCCCATGAGGAGAGCTGTCTTTCCAAAACCGCAGACAAAGCCGACCCCAGCTCCTACCGCCGTCTACTGCGCTTCTCCTCCCAGATCCACAACAATGGCCTGTCAGACTTCAGGCCACGGGCAGCACACCATTCCTGGGTTTGGCATGAATGTCACAG ACATTACCATAGTATGGAGGTTTTCACCCACTACGACCTCATGAGTTTAAACGGAACTAAAGTGGCGGAGGGACACAAAGCCAGCTTCTGCCTGGAAGACACCTATTGTGATGAGG GTATCCAGAAAAGGTATGAGTGTGCGAACTTTGGGGCACAAGGAATCACAGTTGGCTGCTGGGACACCTACAGACACGACATCGACTGTCAGTGGATCGACATCACAGACGTGAAGCCCGGCGACTACATCCTGCAG aTTGTGATAAACCCCAACTATGAAGTTGCAGAGTCAGATTATACCAACAACATAATGAAGTGTCGCTCTCGGTACGACGGACAAAGGATATGGACATACAACTGTCGTATAG GTGGCTCAATGAGTTCGGAAACAGACGACATGTTCCCTGGACTCCTGACCAACCAGCTTTCACACAGGTAG
- the loxl2a gene encoding lysyl oxidase homolog 2A isoform X2, with translation MEQHTLTNGVTVQVEDVRIRATYSHRKRIPITEGFLEVKDGGKWRQICDEEWTGMNSKVICGMYGFPGEKRFNNRAYKLLANRRKKNYWGFSVNCTGNEANLSDCKMGREIELKGNSTCGRGMPVVVSCVPGRAFAPSVSMGFRKAYRVEQPLVRLRGGAMIGEGRVEVLKNGVWGTVCDDNWNIRAATVVCRELGFGSGKEALSGARMGQGIGPVHMNEVECSGFEKSLTECLFNRESVGCSHEEDAAVRCHVPAMGFQNRLRLAGGRNPYEGRVEVLAERNGTLQWGTVCSDSWGTMEAMVVCRQLGLGFASNAFQETWYWQGDSSSDAVVMSGVRCSGTELTLDQCLHHGKHTICPKGGGRFAAGVSCTQAAPDLVLNAPVVEQTTYLEDRPMYALQCAHEESCLSKTADKADPSSYRRLLRFSSQIHNNGLSDFRPRAAHHSWVWHECHRHYHSMEVFTHYDLMSLNGTKVAEGHKASFCLEDTYCDEGIQKRYECANFGAQGITVGCWDTYRHDIDCQWIDITDVKPGDYILQIVINPNYEVAESDYTNNIMKCRSRYDGQRIWTYNCRIGGSMSSETDDMFPGLLTNQLSHR, from the exons ATGGAGCAACACACACTAACTAAT GGTGTGACAGTGCAGGTGGAGGACGTGAGGATCAGGGCCACATACTCTCACAGGAAAAGGATTCCCATCACAGAGGGCTTTTTGGAGGTGAAAGATGGAGGCAAGTGGAGGCAGATTTGTGACGAAGAGTGGACGGGGATGAACAGCAAGGTCATCTGTGGCATGTACGGCTTCCCTGGGGAGAAACGCTTCAATAACCGAGCCTACAA ATTGTTGGCCAATCGTCGTAAGAAGAACTACTGGGGTTTCTCTGTCAACTGCACCGGCAACGAGGCCAACTTGTCCGACTGTAAAATGGGCAGGGAGATCGAGCTGAAGGGAAACAGCACCTGCGGACGGGGCATGCCTGTCGTGGTCAGCTGTGTGCCTGGTCGTGCCTTTGCTCCCAGTGTCAGCATGGGCTTTAGAAAGGCCTACAGAGTGGAG CAACCCCTGGTGCGTCTAAGAGGCGGCGCTATGATAGGCGAGGGCCGAGTGGAGGTGCTGAAGAACGGCGTGTGGGGAACAGTGTGCGACGACAACTGgaacattagagctgcaactgtgGTGTGTCGAGAGCTGGGATTTGGCAGCGGCAAAGAGGCTCTGAGTGGAGCCCGAATGGGACAAG GGATTGGGCCGGTCCACATGAATGAGGTGGAATGCTCTGGGTTTGAGAAGTCACTGACAGAGTGCCTCTTCAATCGTGAGTCCGTGGGCTGCAGCCACGAGGAGGATGCAGCTGTCAGGTGTCATGTTCCTGCCATGGGTTTCCAAAACAGA CTGAGGTTAGCCGGTGGTCGTAACCCCTACGAGGGTCGCGTGGAGGTCCTGGCGGAGAGGAATGGCACTCTGCAGTGGGGCACAGTGTGCAGTGACAGCTGGGGGACCATGGAGGCCATGGTCGTGTGCAGGCAGCTGGGGTTGGGCTTTGCCAGCAATGCCTTCCAG GAGACGTGGTACTGGCAGGGAGATTCCTCCTCTGATGCAGTGGTGATGAGTGGTGTGAGGTGTTCAGGAACAGAGCTGACCCTGGATCAGTGCCTACATCACGGGAAACACACAATCTGTCCCAAAGGAGGTGGACGCTTCGCTGCTGGTGTCTCATGCACTCAGG ctgCCCCAGACTTGGTCCTCAATGCTCCGGTCGTAGAGCAGACCACGTACCTGGAGGACAGGCCCATGTACGCGCTGCAGTGTGCCCATGAGGAGAGCTGTCTTTCCAAAACCGCAGACAAAGCCGACCCCAGCTCCTACCGCCGTCTACTGCGCTTCTCCTCCCAGATCCACAACAATGGCCTGTCAGACTTCAGGCCACGGGCAGCACACCATTCCTGGGTTTGGCATGAATGTCACAG ACATTACCATAGTATGGAGGTTTTCACCCACTACGACCTCATGAGTTTAAACGGAACTAAAGTGGCGGAGGGACACAAAGCCAGCTTCTGCCTGGAAGACACCTATTGTGATGAGG GTATCCAGAAAAGGTATGAGTGTGCGAACTTTGGGGCACAAGGAATCACAGTTGGCTGCTGGGACACCTACAGACACGACATCGACTGTCAGTGGATCGACATCACAGACGTGAAGCCCGGCGACTACATCCTGCAG aTTGTGATAAACCCCAACTATGAAGTTGCAGAGTCAGATTATACCAACAACATAATGAAGTGTCGCTCTCGGTACGACGGACAAAGGATATGGACATACAACTGTCGTATAG GTGGCTCAATGAGTTCGGAAACAGACGACATGTTCCCTGGACTCCTGACCAACCAGCTTTCACACAGGTAG